The genomic window CCCACGGTGAGCCAAAGTGACTCGGCGAGGCCATAGGTCATCTCACCGTATACCGACATTGACTTACTGCTATCATCACCACTGTAGACTGAGCTACCGGTACTCCCAAAATCTTGGCTACGCTTGAAATAGGCTAACCCAACAAAACCGTTGAAATCTTTATCGTTTAACCCAAAACTGTATTTACCATCAACCGTATAACTCTCGTCCTTCATATCCACATATTGCTGGGCAGTGACGAGCGCCTCATAGGATTCAAAGCCCCAATCATAATCCATATAAGCCACGATCAGATCTAAGGCTCGCCCTTCCCCTAAGTCATAATCCGCTTTAACCGAGTGGGTTGTCGATTTAGTTTCGATATAGCGCTGGAAAATAGGCTTGTAGGCCCATGGATCGTCACCGGTAAAATAGTTACGCCCTGAGTCACCTTTCTCATCATTGTATGAAAAGCTGTAGAGCACTTTTAGGTCTTCAATCGCGCTTGGTTGCCACAGGAATTTGCCGCGCCAACGATTGGTGATGAGTTCATTTTGGTCAAACGTGGCGGGATTAGTCTCGTATTCGAACCCTTTATTGTAGGTCTCGCCCGTGACATTTTGCCCACTCACCCTGAATGCCAATTCATCGTCCAGTATGGGGCCTGAGAGCATCACAGCACTGTCGATAAAGTTATCTTGATCGCGATAACCGACACGGGCGGCTCCTTGCCAATCGAAGGTCGGATCTTCTGTTTTAATAAACACAGTACCACCAATGCTATTACGGCCATTGATGGTGGACTGCGGACCACGGAACACCTCAATTTGTTGAATGTCCCATAGGCCTGTGTCACCGGTGAGATCGGCAACAAAAGGCTCGGCAACACCATCCACCAGCGTAGACACCCGCGCTCGAGCACCGCCAGTAAAAGAGTTAAATCCCGATGCTGAACCATTGCCTGAAACACCCCGAATATCGGGTACAGAACCCGAGAGCACGACCACGTTAGGGACTTCAGATAGGGCATCCGAGGTAGAGTGGTACTGGCCGCTATCGAGTGCATCCTTATCAATCACAGATACCGAGGAGGTAGTATCCTTTAAACTGCGCTCAATTTTTTCACCATAAACAGTAACTCTTTCAATTGGTTCGCTCGATTCAGCATCCACTGCGGCATAGGCCGATGAAATAGCTAAACTCGAAATAATTGCGGCAATTGCATTTTTTTTAAACGCCCTGTGTTCCATGAAAGTCCTCGAACTCGCTGTGATTGATAGAAAGGTGTTAATTAAAAGTGCCGCCAATTTATATTAAAACAACCTTAACATCAATTAAGAATCGTTATCATTTACATTGGTATTTATATTGTGTGATATATGTCAAACTGATACACAGTTGTAAAATTAAACGAAGCAAAACTCCCAAAGCATTCAGTGAATTAGATCATAAAATTACCTTATCAAAATCCATCCGCAATCACTAAAACATGATCTGCTTAACAAAAAGACCGTGATTTCCTTGTTAGGAAACCGTAACTTATAACCAGTTCACGTTTTGTTTTTAGCATACGAGATAATCTAATTGCGCTAGGTGGTCGTGAATTACCTAAAGCAATTACGGTGTTTACGGTTAGCACTCTCAGATAGGAATCGTTATGTCTTCAGTTATTCAAACGCTCAGCGGCGCGATCGCAACGCCTTATCAAGCGAATATTACCGTCCCTAACTGGATGCTCGGCTCGATGGAACGGGTCATGCAATATTATGTCGATAAGAATCTTCGCCTCGATACGCTTTCCGCAGAAATGATGCCAGCCCCGGTCGAAGGCAAAAAGTACATGTTGTATGCCCATGTGCCTTTCTGCCATACACTCTGCTCCTACTGCACCTTCCACCGTTTTATGTTCAAAGAAGACAAGGCGCGCGCCTATTTCATCTCCCTGCGTAAAGAGATGGAAATGGTCAAAGCCTTAGGCTATGACTTTGAATCTATGTACATTGGCGGCGGCACCACTACGGTATTAGAGGACGAACTGGCTCGTACCATAGAACACGCCAAAACCTTATTCCCTAGTATTAAAGAAGTCTCCTGCGAGTCCGATCCACAGCATTTAGACAGCCCAGGCTTTAAGCAACTCAAAGGCTTAGTGGATCGCATGTCTATCGGCGTACAGAGCTTTAACGACGATATTTTAAAAATGACCGACCGCCTCGACAAATTCGGCACCGGCCAGCAAACCTTCGACAAGATCATGGCGGCCAAAGAACTGTTCCCCATTATCAACGTCGATTTGATTTTTGGCTTTCGCGGTCAAACCGATGAAGTGATCCAGCACGATTTAGATATGGCTTCACGCCTCGACCCAAGGCAGATCACTACCTA from Shewanella putrefaciens includes these protein-coding regions:
- a CDS encoding coproporphyrinogen III oxidase family protein, translating into MSSVIQTLSGAIATPYQANITVPNWMLGSMERVMQYYVDKNLRLDTLSAEMMPAPVEGKKYMLYAHVPFCHTLCSYCTFHRFMFKEDKARAYFISLRKEMEMVKALGYDFESMYIGGGTTTVLEDELARTIEHAKTLFPSIKEVSCESDPQHLDSPGFKQLKGLVDRMSIGVQSFNDDILKMTDRLDKFGTGQQTFDKIMAAKELFPIINVDLIFGFRGQTDEVIQHDLDMASRLDPRQITTYPLMITHQTRKSVKGKLAAPQADMANQYRQILNSLNGQYNQLSAWAFGKANDEGFDEYVIDYDEYLGVGSGSFSFLNDTLYVNTFSLRKYQERIAAGKMGVEQQKNYNKKDVMQYRFLLGMFSGRLSRKYFRETFGVNLDTALFKEMTSMKLIGAIKNDPTDPDNLIVTDNGKMMGLLMMKEFYAGMDNVRAQLRKPLKPCDM
- a CDS encoding TonB-dependent receptor translates to MEHRAFKKNAIAAIISSLAISSAYAAVDAESSEPIERVTVYGEKIERSLKDTTSSVSVIDKDALDSGQYHSTSDALSEVPNVVVLSGSVPDIRGVSGNGSASGFNSFTGGARARVSTLVDGVAEPFVADLTGDTGLWDIQQIEVFRGPQSTINGRNSIGGTVFIKTEDPTFDWQGAARVGYRDQDNFIDSAVMLSGPILDDELAFRVSGQNVTGETYNKGFEYETNPATFDQNELITNRWRGKFLWQPSAIEDLKVLYSFSYNDEKGDSGRNYFTGDDPWAYKPIFQRYIETKSTTHSVKADYDLGEGRALDLIVAYMDYDWGFESYEALVTAQQYVDMKDESYTVDGKYSFGLNDKDFNGFVGLAYFKRSQDFGSTGSSVYSGDDSSKSMSVYGEMTYGLAESLWLTVGGRVMREEQLRNFTMLYRGSQLEEKLDDASTVTLPKLVLQYALNENTTLAASVRRGYNSGGGALSLAESEYYYYDEEYVNTYELSSRSSFANGDVNLSANLFYNDFDGYQASNSARKITNIDKAITYGIEAELSAMISENWQFISGVGLLESEIKEADPSYGDIVGNQLNSAPHLTANAGLKYWIGDAFSLGFSGNYVGEYFADINNTESRVAGDYVVARLSVDYQTDTWRVSGFVNNLFDEQAMTVNEPPSSTYTDGYASIIDPRNIGVSVMYRF